One Phaseolus vulgaris cultivar G19833 chromosome 4, P. vulgaris v2.0, whole genome shotgun sequence DNA window includes the following coding sequences:
- the LOC137836640 gene encoding transcription factor RADIALIS-like — protein MSSSCFSSRWTAEENKAFERALAVHDKDTPNRWCNIAMAVGGKTPEEVKRHYDLLVEDIRRIESGQVPFPTYRNLKDGA, from the coding sequence ATGTCTTCTTCTTGTTTCTCTAGCAGATGGACAGCTGAGGAGAACAAAGCGTTTGAAAGAGCTCTAGCAGTTCATGACAAGGACACCCCCAACCGTTGGTGCAACATTGCAATGGCTGTTGGTGGCAAAACTCCAGAGGAAGTTAAGAGGCACTATGATCTCCTTGTGGAGGACATCAGGCGTATTGAGTCAGGCCAAGTGCCCTTTCCAACCTATAGGAATCTCAAAGACGGGGCATAA